The following coding sequences lie in one Polynucleobacter sp. HIN7 genomic window:
- a CDS encoding tetratricopeptide repeat protein, producing MAIKRFAISLFSIFSIVFGLGAFAADTGPSESAPSWQAEAQKEIKANQYDAAIKTLLAANQPNSADWNNLLGYAQRKKTPPDLAAAERYYQAALKIDPKHRGALEYYGELFLMKNDLAGAEQMLARLNKACFLPCEEYRELKDEIAKYRAQKGIK from the coding sequence ATGGCGATCAAACGGTTTGCTATTTCCCTATTTTCAATTTTCTCGATCGTCTTTGGATTAGGAGCATTCGCTGCTGATACCGGACCAAGTGAGTCCGCCCCATCTTGGCAAGCGGAAGCCCAAAAAGAGATTAAGGCGAATCAATACGATGCTGCCATCAAAACATTACTGGCAGCCAATCAGCCCAACTCGGCGGATTGGAACAATTTGCTCGGTTATGCGCAACGCAAAAAGACCCCGCCGGATTTAGCTGCTGCGGAGCGTTACTATCAGGCGGCCCTGAAGATTGATCCAAAACATCGTGGCGCCCTGGAGTACTACGGTGAGTTATTTTTAATGAAAAATGATTTAGCTGGAGCCGAACAGATGCTTGCCCGACTCAATAAGGCCTGCTTCTTGCCGTGCGAGGAGTATCGCGAGCTAAAAGATGAAATTGCTAAGTACAGGGCTCAAAAAGGCATAAAGTAG
- a CDS encoding class 1 fructose-bisphosphatase, which translates to MPAGRTTLSEYLSQQSAQHPSLHPDLGSLVLEIAKAVQEIALLTSQGALAGVLGSLESQNVQGETQKKLDVLSDEILIQTFRSGNLVAGIASEENDEPLSNPKGGSFLCLFDPLDGSSNIDVNVSVGTIFSILSATPNATLTVGDYLRTGRQQIAAGYAIYGPATMLVFSLGHGTHGFTFDAASGEFILTHPGIQVPADTSEFAINASNERFWEPPVSRYISECKQGKTSVRGRDFNMRWIASMVADVHRILMRGGVFMYPKDTKDPSKPGRLRLMYEANPMTFVVEQAGGLGSTGRQRILDVQPESIHQRIPVILGSKNEVERIEDYHREHDRA; encoded by the coding sequence ATGCCAGCAGGGAGAACCACGCTTTCAGAGTATTTAAGCCAGCAATCGGCTCAGCACCCATCACTCCACCCTGATCTTGGTTCGCTTGTATTAGAAATTGCCAAAGCTGTTCAAGAAATCGCTTTATTAACCTCCCAAGGAGCGCTTGCTGGCGTATTGGGCAGTTTAGAGAGTCAAAATGTTCAGGGCGAGACCCAAAAGAAATTAGACGTTCTCTCCGATGAGATTTTGATTCAGACCTTTCGATCCGGCAATCTCGTGGCTGGAATTGCATCTGAAGAGAATGATGAGCCACTGAGTAATCCCAAGGGTGGATCCTTCCTATGCTTATTTGATCCACTTGATGGTTCATCGAATATTGACGTTAACGTCTCGGTCGGAACCATCTTTTCAATATTATCTGCAACCCCGAACGCCACGCTGACAGTGGGCGATTACCTGCGAACGGGTCGCCAGCAGATTGCAGCAGGGTATGCAATCTATGGACCGGCAACCATGTTGGTCTTTAGTTTGGGGCACGGTACACATGGCTTTACTTTTGATGCAGCATCTGGCGAATTCATATTGACGCACCCAGGGATTCAAGTCCCTGCCGATACCAGTGAATTTGCCATCAACGCCAGCAATGAGCGCTTCTGGGAGCCGCCTGTGAGTCGCTATATCAGCGAATGCAAGCAAGGTAAAACCAGTGTGCGAGGACGTGACTTTAATATGCGTTGGATTGCGAGTATGGTGGCGGATGTTCACCGAATCTTGATGCGCGGTGGAGTCTTTATGTATCCCAAAGACACAAAGGATCCGAGTAAACCAGGGCGCTTGCGTCTGATGTATGAAGCGAACCCGATGACATTTGTGGTGGAGCAGGCCGGCGGCTTGGGTTCCACTGGACGTCAACGTATCTTGGATGTTCAACCGGAGAGTATTCATCAACGAATCCCCGTCATTTTGGGATCTAAAAATGAAGTAGAGCGTATTGAGGACTATCACCGCGAACATGATCGTGCGTAA
- the tkt gene encoding transketolase, translated as MSTTSLNRRELANAIRFLAIDAVEKSKSGHPGAPMGMADIAEVLWRDHLHHNPADPAWINRDRFVLSNGHGSMLIYALLHLTGYAVSIDDIQKFRQLHSITAGHPEVGITPGVETTTGPLGQGLANAVGMALAESLLAKRFNRPGHSIIHHHTYTFLGDGCLMEGVSHEACSLAGVWGLNKLICFYDDNGISIDGHVDGWFRDDTAKRFEAYGWNVIGPIDGHDSNAISQAIQKAKNESKRPSLIICKTTIGWGAPNMAGTHDVHGAPLGEKEAQATRQALGWTHAPFVIPASIKDAWSAIVAGKAKQAAWDAAFANYQREYPELAKELLRRIDEKFPEGWANTKSQLFTSMKAIEAPTASRKSSQQVLEVLVPALPELLGGSADLTGSNLTAVKASITWHQKPEQVANYLSYGVREFGMSAIMNGIALHKGFIPYGGTFAVFSDYARNAMRMSALMHQRVIYVLTHDSIGLGEDGPTHQPIEHAASLRLIPNLDLWRPCDGFETAVAWTAAIERTDGPSALFLSRQNLPQLTQAITETQVLKGAYVLSDSPNPEAVLIATGSEVSLAIQAQALLRTKGKSVRVVSMPCTSAFDRQSREWQDAVLLKGVRRIAIEAGQGDLWWKYVGLDGAVIGINRFGESAPAPAVYQALGVTVDRIVELVLS; from the coding sequence ATGAGTACAACATCACTTAATCGTCGCGAACTGGCCAACGCCATTCGCTTTTTGGCCATCGATGCCGTTGAAAAATCGAAGTCGGGTCATCCTGGCGCACCGATGGGCATGGCCGACATTGCTGAGGTCTTATGGCGCGATCATCTCCACCATAATCCTGCCGATCCAGCATGGATTAATCGGGATCGATTTGTCCTTTCCAATGGCCATGGATCAATGCTGATCTATGCTTTATTGCATCTCACCGGCTATGCCGTCAGCATTGACGATATTCAGAAGTTCCGACAGTTGCATAGCATCACCGCCGGACACCCCGAAGTTGGTATTACGCCCGGAGTCGAAACCACTACTGGCCCCCTTGGTCAGGGGCTTGCGAATGCGGTGGGCATGGCCTTAGCAGAATCACTTCTTGCAAAGCGCTTTAACCGCCCCGGCCACTCCATCATTCATCACCACACTTATACCTTCTTGGGAGATGGTTGCCTCATGGAGGGCGTGAGCCATGAGGCCTGCTCACTGGCAGGCGTCTGGGGCTTAAATAAACTCATTTGCTTTTATGACGACAACGGCATCTCAATTGACGGGCATGTCGACGGTTGGTTTCGGGACGATACTGCCAAGCGTTTTGAGGCCTATGGCTGGAATGTAATTGGTCCCATTGATGGTCACGATAGCAATGCAATCTCACAAGCCATTCAGAAAGCAAAGAATGAATCCAAGCGCCCAAGCTTGATTATTTGCAAGACCACGATTGGTTGGGGAGCTCCAAATATGGCGGGCACCCATGATGTGCACGGCGCACCTTTGGGTGAGAAAGAAGCCCAAGCAACCCGTCAAGCACTTGGGTGGACCCACGCACCGTTTGTAATTCCGGCATCGATTAAAGATGCATGGAGTGCGATCGTGGCAGGTAAGGCCAAACAGGCTGCTTGGGATGCGGCGTTTGCCAACTATCAACGTGAGTACCCTGAGCTCGCCAAAGAGTTACTGCGTCGTATTGATGAAAAATTCCCTGAGGGTTGGGCCAATACCAAGTCCCAACTCTTTACGAGCATGAAAGCGATCGAAGCGCCGACAGCGAGTCGCAAGTCATCGCAACAGGTTTTGGAGGTTTTGGTCCCAGCTCTACCTGAGCTATTAGGTGGTTCTGCTGATCTCACCGGTTCCAACTTAACTGCTGTGAAAGCCAGCATCACCTGGCATCAAAAGCCTGAACAAGTAGCAAACTACCTATCCTATGGCGTGCGTGAATTCGGTATGAGTGCCATCATGAATGGCATTGCCTTGCATAAAGGCTTCATTCCTTATGGCGGCACCTTCGCAGTGTTCTCGGATTACGCCCGTAATGCCATGCGTATGAGTGCTCTGATGCACCAGCGTGTCATTTATGTGCTCACGCACGACTCGATTGGTCTGGGTGAGGATGGGCCAACCCACCAACCGATTGAACATGCAGCCAGCTTGCGATTGATCCCAAACCTCGACCTCTGGCGCCCTTGCGACGGATTTGAAACTGCCGTCGCTTGGACTGCAGCGATTGAGCGTACCGATGGACCCAGCGCACTCTTTTTATCTCGCCAAAATTTACCCCAGCTTACCCAGGCGATCACGGAAACCCAGGTATTAAAGGGTGCTTATGTCTTATCAGACTCTCCTAATCCTGAGGCAGTTCTGATCGCAACCGGCTCCGAGGTAAGTCTAGCGATACAAGCCCAAGCACTCTTACGTACCAAAGGTAAGTCGGTACGCGTGGTATCCATGCCATGCACCTCAGCCTTTGATCGTCAGTCTCGCGAGTGGCAAGACGCGGTCTTACTCAAGGGCGTTCGCCGGATCGCGATTGAAGCTGGGCAGGGCGATCTATGGTGGAAATACGTTGGTTTAGATGGCGCTGTGATTGGCATTAATCGGTTCGGAGAATCGGCGCCTGCACCAGCGGTTTATCAAGCCTTAGGTGTTACCGTTGACCGTATTGTTGAACTTGTTTTGTCCTAG
- the fba gene encoding class II fructose-bisphosphate aldolase (catalyzes the reversible aldol condensation of dihydroxyacetonephosphate and glyceraldehyde 3-phosphate in the Calvin cycle, glycolysis, and/or gluconeogenesis) codes for MALISLRQLLDHAAEHHYGLPAFNVNNMEQIHAIMQAADQVDSPVILQASAGARKYAGEPFLRMLVLAAVEQYPHIPICMHQDHGASPAVCQASIRSGFSSVMMDGSLKEDAKTPADFAYNVDVTRRVVDMAHAVGVSVEGELGCLGSLETGQAGDEDGSGAEGVLDHSQLLTDPDEAAEFVAKTQVDALAIAIGTSHGAYKFTRPPTGDILAIDRIKAINQRIPNTHLVMHGSSSVPQEWLAIIREHGGTIKETYGVPVEEIVEGIKHGVRKINIDTDIRLAMTGAIRKFFSEHPEEFDPRAFLKVATAAAKGICEARFKSFGCAGQASKIKVIPLEKMAARYAKGELKAVVQ; via the coding sequence ATGGCATTAATTTCATTAAGACAGCTTTTAGATCACGCGGCTGAGCATCATTACGGACTGCCAGCATTCAATGTCAATAACATGGAGCAGATCCATGCCATCATGCAGGCCGCTGATCAGGTCGATAGCCCTGTGATTTTGCAGGCTTCAGCAGGCGCGCGTAAATATGCTGGTGAGCCATTCCTGCGGATGCTAGTACTCGCAGCGGTTGAGCAGTACCCTCATATTCCAATTTGCATGCATCAGGATCACGGTGCCTCCCCGGCAGTCTGCCAGGCATCGATCCGTAGCGGCTTTTCTAGTGTGATGATGGATGGCTCACTAAAAGAAGACGCCAAGACCCCGGCTGACTTTGCCTATAACGTGGATGTGACCCGCCGAGTGGTCGATATGGCACATGCCGTGGGCGTCTCAGTGGAAGGCGAGTTGGGTTGCTTAGGTTCATTAGAAACTGGACAAGCGGGTGATGAGGATGGCAGTGGGGCAGAGGGCGTACTCGATCATTCTCAGCTACTCACTGATCCAGACGAGGCAGCCGAGTTTGTTGCCAAGACGCAAGTGGATGCCCTAGCCATTGCGATTGGCACCAGTCATGGTGCGTATAAGTTCACCAGACCACCCACTGGCGATATTTTGGCAATCGACCGTATTAAGGCCATCAATCAGCGGATTCCGAATACGCATTTAGTGATGCATGGATCATCGAGCGTGCCGCAAGAGTGGTTGGCGATTATTCGTGAACATGGCGGCACTATTAAAGAGACCTATGGTGTGCCAGTAGAAGAGATCGTTGAAGGAATTAAGCACGGCGTGCGCAAAATTAATATCGACACCGATATTCGTTTGGCCATGACTGGAGCAATCCGCAAGTTTTTCTCAGAACACCCAGAAGAATTTGATCCTCGCGCTTTTCTCAAGGTTGCTACAGCAGCCGCTAAGGGAATTTGCGAGGCGCGCTTCAAATCCTTTGGGTGCGCTGGCCAAGCGAGCAAGATTAAAGTGATTCCCTTGGAAAAGATGGCAGCGCGCTACGCCAAGGGAGAGTTAAAAGCTGTTGTGCAGTAA
- the gap gene encoding type I glyceraldehyde-3-phosphate dehydrogenase, which yields MTIRVAINGYGRIGRMVLRALYEEAMLQNKKRDIQIVAINAMGDIDINAHLTQYDSAHGRFPGTVSVDGDYMVVNGDRIRMYSTRNPLETPWGKEGVDLVLECSGKFTSKEKAMVHIQQGAKKVLISAPGEKDVDATIVYGVNEKVLKPTDVVVSNASCTTNCLAPLVKPLLEKIGIESGLMTTIHAFTNDQVLTDVYHKDKRRARSAVSSMIPTKTGAAKAVGLVLPELAGRFDGFAMRVPTINVSVVDLTFIAKRPTSVDEVHQILKAASEHELKGILGFNTLPLVSIDFNHDPRPSIYDASQTRVSSDGKLVKVLAWYDNEWGYSVQMLNAAEALMAV from the coding sequence ATGACGATCCGAGTTGCAATTAATGGATATGGCCGGATTGGCCGGATGGTATTGCGCGCTCTCTACGAAGAGGCGATGTTGCAGAATAAAAAACGTGATATCCAAATCGTCGCCATTAATGCGATGGGCGATATTGATATCAACGCACATCTCACCCAATATGACTCCGCCCACGGTCGTTTTCCGGGAACAGTAAGCGTTGACGGTGATTACATGGTGGTCAATGGCGATCGGATTCGGATGTACTCAACCCGCAATCCCCTTGAAACTCCATGGGGCAAAGAGGGCGTTGATTTGGTACTCGAGTGTTCTGGTAAGTTCACCTCCAAAGAAAAAGCGATGGTCCATATTCAGCAGGGAGCCAAGAAGGTATTAATCTCGGCCCCCGGTGAAAAGGATGTCGATGCCACAATCGTATATGGCGTCAATGAGAAGGTCTTAAAACCCACCGATGTCGTGGTATCTAATGCAAGCTGCACCACCAATTGCTTGGCACCACTAGTCAAGCCCTTACTTGAGAAGATTGGGATTGAGTCTGGCCTCATGACCACGATTCATGCGTTTACGAATGATCAAGTACTCACTGATGTGTATCACAAGGATAAGCGTCGGGCACGCTCAGCTGTGAGCAGTATGATTCCCACCAAAACCGGTGCTGCAAAAGCGGTTGGTTTAGTGCTGCCAGAGCTTGCAGGGCGCTTTGACGGTTTTGCGATGCGCGTACCTACCATTAATGTCTCGGTCGTTGACCTCACCTTTATTGCCAAGCGTCCCACCTCGGTGGATGAAGTTCATCAAATACTGAAGGCTGCGAGTGAGCATGAGCTCAAAGGCATTTTGGGGTTTAATACCTTACCTCTGGTATCCATCGACTTTAATCATGATCCCCGACCCAGTATTTATGATGCTTCACAAACGCGGGTCTCGAGCGATGGCAAGTTGGTCAAGGTCTTGGCGTGGTACGACAACGAATGGGGCTACTCTGTGCAAATGCTCAATGCGGCAGAAGCGCTGATGGCGGTGTAA